A region of the Pricia mediterranea genome:
GAATTGACCCCCATGGAGTATCAGGTCCTTCGCAACGCCGCTACCGAAAACCCCTTTACCAGCGAGTTGCTCGACAATCAAGAAGAAGGCACCTATGTCTGTGCGGCCTGCGGCACCGAACTTTTCGAAAGCGATACCAAGTTTAAGTCCGGCACCGGATGGCCCAGTTTTTACAAGGAAATCGAGGGCAATGTCGCTTACGATGTGGATTACAAAATTGGGGTCAAACGCACCGAAGAACATTGCGCCACCTGTGGCGGCCACCTCGGACATGTCTTTGAAGACGGGCCCGAACCCACCGGACTTCGCCATTGCGTTAACGGCGCGGCCTTGGATTTTGTACCGAGTAGTAAATAGTCCGATGGATAATTTTTCAAAACAATCCGCGCTTTACGCAAGATACAGGCCGCATTATCCTAAGGAACTACTGTCAGAAATTTACGGACACGTCAAGGAAAGGAAGCGTGCGTGGGACTGTGGTACGGGAAACGGCCAATTGGCGGAAAAACTCGCTCTGGAATTCGAGAATGTACATGCGACGGACATTAGCGAGGAACAGTTAAAATATGCCGTGCCAGAAAGCAACATCAACTACATAAAAAGCTCTGCCGAAGAACCTATTTTCGAAAGCGGAATGTTCGATTTGATTACGGTAGCCCAAGCCATTCATTGGTTCGACTTTGAAAATTTCTACAAAGAAGTTGTACGAACATCTAAAAAGGATGGGGTTTTCGCTGTAATCGGCTACGGCCGATTGACTACCGATTCCAACGCCACAAAGACTATCTCCGATTTTTACGATAAAATGTTCCGATCGCATTTTACCGAAAACCGCGAATATCTGGACAAAGGCTATAAGACAATACCCTTTCCGTTCTTGGAAATCGGATATTATGAGTTTGCAGCGACCTACAATTGGAACATAAAGGACCTTAGTGGATACATGCAATCCTGGTCCGCCGTACAGAAGTTCAGGGAAATAAACGGGTTTGACCCAACAGATGGAATAATCACCGAATTGTCGAAAGATTGGAAATCGTCCCAAACGGTCCGATTTCCGGTTTTTTTGAGACTTGCAAGAATTAATCCAGGTGCAGACACCTGAGTATCGACACTGGGCTTTTGCAGCCGATAGCATCATTCAGGTTCGATGCTTACGCGCGACCGGAACCCACAACCATCTGAATTTACGATTTGCGGCAATATAGACGCGAATTACATTTCCCTAGACTTCCTTAGACTCCCCTAGACTCCCCTAGATCGCTAACCCTCCCAACTTATAAACTCATAAACTTATAAACTCATAAACTTTTTTGAGCCTAGGATTTGAATTGCGTACTTTTGCTTCTCTTTAACTACAACATCTAAAAACAATAGAATATGGCCGATTTCGATGTAATTGTTTTGGGCAGTGGCCCTGGAGGATATGTAACCGCGATCCGATCTTCACAACTGGGGTTCAAGACCGCTATAATCGAAAAAGAAAGCCTCGGCGGGGTCTGTTTGAATTGGGGCTGTATACCTACCAAGGCCCTCTTGAAATCCGCCCAGGTATTCGAATATTTGAAGCATGCGGAAGATTACGGACTCAAGGCCGATAATGTCGAAAAGGATTTTGATGGAGTCATTAAACGCAGCCGTAATGTGGCCGGGGATATGAACAAGGGCGTAAAGTTTTTGATGAAAAAAAACAAAATTGATGTCCTGAAAGGCTTCGGCACCCTAAAATCCGGAAAAAAGGTATCCGTTAAGGCCGAGGACGGCACGGAAACCGAATACGCTGCCGACCATATTATCATTGCCACGGGCGCACGGAGTCGCGAACTGCCCAGCCTAAAACAGGACGGCAAAAAAATCATCGGCTACCGCGAGGCCATGTCCCTAGAAAAACAACCCGAGAAAATGATCGTGGTAGGGAGCGGTGCCATCGGTATCGAGTTCGCCTATTTCTATAATTCCATGGGCACCGAGGTCACCGTTGTCGAGTTCCTTCCCAATATCGTCCCGGTGGAGGACGAAGAAATATCCAAGCAATTGGAGCGTAGCTTGAAAAAAGCGGGCATTAAGATTATGACCGCATCCGAAGTGACCGAAGTGAATACTTCTGGTGATGGCGTCAAGGCGACCGTTAAGACCTCAAAAGGCGAACAGGTACTGGAAGCCGATATCGTGCTTTCCGCGGTGGGTATCAAATCGAACATTGAAAACATCGGACTAGAAGACTTGGGCATAAAGACCGATAAGGACAAAATTCTTGTTGACGATTTCTATCAGACCAATATTCCCGGATATTACGCCATCGGCGATATTACTCCCGGGCAGGCCTTGGCACACGTAGCTTCGGCGGAAGGCATCCTTTGTATCGAAAAGATTGCGGACATGCATGTCGAGCCGTTGGATTATGGCAATATTCCGGCATGTACCTATTGTATCCCCGAGGTCGCCTCAGTGGGACTCACCGAAAAACAGGCCGAGGAAAAGGGATTTGACATCAAAGTGGGGAAATTTCCCTTCTCCGCAAGTGGAAAGGCCAAGGCCGCCGGTACGCCGGATGGTTTTGTAAAAGTCATTTTCGACGCCAAATACGGGGAATGGCTCGGCTGCCATATGATCGGGACCGGGGTCACCGACATGATTGCCGAAGCCGTGGTCGCCAGGAAGCTGGAGACAACAGGTCACGAAGTACTTAAAGCGGTGCACCCGCACCCGACCATGAGCGAAGCCGTCATGGAAGCGGTAGCGGCAGCCTACGATGAGGTCATCCATATATAACTTTTGCCATCTATGCTACATCTTTTTAGAACCACCGCCATTCTCGAAGGTATCTCATACCTCGCCCTGTTCGCCGTTACCATGCCCTTAAAATATTTGGCGGATTTGCCAATGCCCAACAAATACGTGGGATATGTGCACGGGTTTTTGTTTATCGCCTATATCGTTTTGGCCATCGTTTTTTGGAGAAGCCAAAATTGGGGATTCAAAAAAGGTTTTATCCTGATATTGGCCTCCCTGCTGCCTTTTGCTACTTTCTACGTGGATAAAAAGTACCTGGCGCCGAGAGAAGCTTAACCTCTAAAGATTCCAAATCCCAAATTTAAATTCCAATCCCTCTTCGGTGTTCGAAACGAAGTCTTGCTTAGGCTGTTTATATTTACGTGCCAAAGATTCTTTATGAACCTTACGTATTACCTATAATGCCTGGCCGATAGAAAGGTATAGGTATAGCCCAAGGTAATCGTATTCCAAGTTCTATCCCCGATATCAATTCCCGTGTAGGAGAAGTTTACTTCCGATTGCGGACCGGTCTGAATCCCGATTTGGGGCCGATAATAGAATCCCCCGTCATTGCCTTCGTTCAATCCGAACGCCTGGCCCACATCGCCCCCGAATGAAAAGGATTTAGCGGCCCAAATGCGAATCGAGGCGGCTATTGGCGCAAACTGTAGGCTGGGCAGCTTAATGCTAACACTCTCCGCACGGAACCTTTCCGGAAAACCATGAACGATGCCGGCTTTTAGGCCTATGTCAAAAATTTTGTTCGGCGCCCACATATAACCGATATCCGCACCAACGACAACGCCGATCCTGTCGTTGAAATCCCCGATCGGGATGCCCCCATGGGCACCGATCTTAAAGCCTTCTTGCGAGGATGCTGTCGTAAAGATGAGCGTCAAAAGTAATAATGGCAGTAATTGCCCGATGTGTTTGAAGTTCATGGTAGAGGTCTGTTGAAGTGAAATACAGTTAAAAACAGTCTCTAGAACGTATTTTTTGATGGTTTTGTTGTGGAGGGATTGACCTTGGGAGTAATTATGGGGTATTGGCAACTATAGATGGCGCTTAAAATCCTGTTTGATCTTTCGACGATTAATCGCGGCCTTCATAATCTCGGCCGCAAGTCTTTCAGCTAGTACGTGTGTAGTGATTTGTTGAACTTTACCCCCGCGAAACATCCCCGGAGCCGGAGGTCTTGGTATCTACTTTTTCGGGATTACCGCGGTAGCTGATATCCCCGGAGCCGGAGACCCGGGCCTTGAGCATTTTGTTGGCAGTTACCTTGATATCCGCCGACCCGGAGATGGTGGCATCCACATTGTCGGCAATTAGGTCATACGCCTTGATATCGCCCGAACCGGAGATGGTGGCTTCGAAATCACGGGTCGTACCGCTAAGATCCATATCCCCCGAGCCAGACATCGTGGCGGTCATGGAATCGGCTTCAAGATCCAGGCTAATATCCCCCGACCCGGACATGGCGGTCTTAAATTCAGATGCTCTTAGTGTCGTTCTTCCCACTATATCTCCCGATCCGGATAGGCTGACCGATTCGATGCGCTCTACCGGTACGGTGATGCGGATGCCATCCTCCCAGCTGGAGGGCTTTAAATTGATGCCTTTCTCTGTTTTGATAATCAATTTTCCGTTTTCTACCTCGGTCACGATGTATTCCAAAAGATTTTCCTCTCCTTCTAAAATTAGTTCTCCTTCTTGACCATCCACCAAATCCACATCGAACCTTCCGGATACCGCTACCGCATCATAGTCTTCTACGCTGCGGTCGATACGCACCATATTGCCGTTCCCTTTTATGCCCTTGCCCCATTGCGCGGAGCAGGAGGTGGCGCTTGCTACCAATACACTTAAAATAATTGCTTTTTTCATGACGTTGTCGTTTGTGTCCCCCAAAAAAGCTGGGGATGGGATTAGTACTTTAATTTTTGTAAAACACAATGCCCCCGTAATCGCTACTAATCGAAACGGCGTTGCCGCTGTTGGGAGATCCATAGTGACCTTTGTAATAGCTGCTGGTGTTTTTCTCTTCGCTGATGTTGATCTCAAAATCATTTTTTCCGCTGACCCCGGAATAGTCAGTACTGATTTCGAAATTGAAATGATAGTCCGGGTCATAGCCGATTTTAACCCCTGTGTAGTCTGTTCTTATCCGTATGTTTCCGGCGTCGGCAGCCATTTTGTCTATTTTTAGGGAACCGTAGTCCGCATTCACGTCCACGTTCCCGTGAATCGTGCCAAGGTGCACATTGATGTAGTCGCCGTTACCTTGCACATTTTTGGCCTTGCCGATCTCGATTTTACCATAATCGCAGGAATATTGTAGGTTCTCCATTTGCCGGACTTCCGAATTGGTGTAATCGGCACTAATAATCAGGTTGCCCGCCTTTTCGATGGTAAAGCCCGAATAATCGGCGGAAATTTTTCCGCTTTCGATATATCCGATGGCGGATTTCGAGGTGTAATCGAAGTTCAATTGGTTGTCGCGGCCGTTGAGTTCCCCGATATCCAAACGGCCGTAATCACAGCTGATTTTGGCGTGGCCGTCCACCCGGTCCAAGGTGATACTGCCATAATCGTTGTTCAGGTCCACCTTACTTTTTACGGGCAATTTTATGGTGTAATCGATTTGCATATCGACGTTGTTATTCCGGCCCCAGTTCCATCCCCAACCGGATTCGTTCTTGTTTAAAATGGTACGGGCGGAGACCCGGTTACTGCTGTTTTCGAACTCGATTTGGATTTCATCCAATTTTTCCTGCACTTTATCTTCTCTGTTGCCGCTGGTCTTGACATGCACCTCGATCAGTATGCGGTTTTCGTTCCACGAGGTGATATTGAGGTTGCCGTAGCTATTGTTAACCGCCAAAAGCGCATCCGAGGCCACATCGAATTCCCTTTTGATTTTTTTCTCCTTGGTGTACTTACCTTTGACCTTAATGCCGGGTTTTTCGCCAGGGTCGGTATCGCCTGGTCCTTGCGTCATTGCAGGAGGCAAGTTGCCGTAATGATCGGTAATAACGGCATCCCGGGCCCACAGAGTTGTAGGTAATGCTATAATAGCGATGGCTAAGCCTTTAAATAACAATTTCTGTATCATCGTACGCATTTAGGTTTTTAATGTTTTCAATTGTATCCAGGACCTCTTGCAATAAATCGATCCGGGTCCTGAAATTGGTAATCATGGCGCTTAAAATAAGTTTGCTGTTTCCCCCGTTTACAAGGTCTTGCTCCAATCGGGCATAATCGGTTTCTAGTTTATCGAGTTGCCCCATCGTGTCGTCGATGATTTGGCGAGTCTGCGGACTACTTTCGCTTTCAAGGGTCTCGATCTGCGCCTCGATCAGCCCTGCAAAGTAATACGAGGCCCGGCCTACCTCGGGAGAAATTTGAGCTACCTGCTGATCTATGGTTCTTTGTGATTTGAAAAGGCCGACCCCAAGGGTACATAGCAGGGCTATCGAAGCGGCAACCGCCAAAGGTTTCCACCACGACCACGAACTTTTCGTTTTTTCCGGTGTCATTATGCCTTTCGACGCGTTTAGTTTCTCAATAAACCGTTGTTTATGTCCCCCTGCAGGCACCTCGGTATCAAAGTCCCCCTGAAGCCTATCGAACAGCTCTTCTATAGTTTCTTTTTTCATAGCATTCTATACGTTTATCCATCATTACTTTGACAACATTTTGATACTCAATACTCAATACTGAACACTCATCCGCTTTCGAAGACTTTCCTTCGCGCGGGATATCGTCGTCCTGCAATTGGCATAGCTGATATTCATAATTTGACTGATTTCCTGATAATCATAACCTTCAACGAGATGTAAGGTCAAAGAAATTCGGTAGTTGTCCTTTAGACCGTCCATGGTTTCCATCACTTTTTGAGCCTTCAGTTCGGTAAACGCATGGTCGGGGTCACTTACCTCGTTATCTTCGACCTTGTACAGTACATCATCCAATGCCACTTTTTTCATTTTTTGTTGCGATCGATAGTGTTGAATACTGTTGTTGATCACGATACGTTTCAACCAGGCCCCGAACGCAACCTCGCCCTTGAAGGTATGCAGCTTTTCAAATGCCTTTAAAAAGGACTCCTGCATGATATCTTCCGCCTCACCTTCATTTTTTACAATCCTATAGGAGGCGTTGTACATCGCCCTATAGTAGCGGTTGTAAATCTCGAGCTGCGCCGAATCTTTCTCCTCAAGACACCATTGCAATAGCGTATCGATATGTTCCTCTTTATGGCTCAAAAAGCGGATTGTTTGTTATAAGGATTGAACAAGTTAGGAATTGTTACAGTATTGAAATCTTTTTTTAAGAAAATGAGTTAGCGAAAGGACTGCGGCAACCTCTAGTTTAGAGGCTTATTTTGTCGATTTGGAAGGATTTCAAACGCAGCTTCATTCCCGATTATTATTCCACACTGTTTGAAACTCCCGATCGTAGAAATCGGAATTGCCCTCTTTCAATATTATTTATTATATTTGTTAACCGTATGGTTAAACCATTTATTAAAACCTTATAGTTAATGAAAGATATAAGTACAGAGCAAGCCATTTTGAACGCTGCCATCTCCGTATTCCAAAAAAAGGGAATGGCCGGTGCCCGGATGCAGGAAATCGCCGATGGGGCGAATATCAACAAGGCCATGCTGCATTATTACTTTCGTAGCAAGCAAAAGTTGTTCGAAGCCGTTTTTTTGCAGGCTTTCCAAAAGTTCGCACCGCACGTGAACGGGATATTCAATTCGGAAGCTTCCGTATTTGAAAAAATAGAGGAATTTGCCGACAGCTATATCTCCTTTGTCATCGAGAATCCGTATCTGCCCACTTTTCTGATACAGGAGATCAATATAAATCCTGACTTCGCCACTACTTTTTTCGAAGCACACTCCGCCCCCGACCCTGCATCCTTCGAAAAACAGATCGCCGAAGAAATTGAAAAGGGCACTTTGAGACCTGTTGATCCCAAACAACTTTTGTTGCATCTTTTTTCGCTCTGCGCTTTCCCATTTGTAGGCAGGGGTCTGGTAAAAGGAATTCTAAAGGTTGATAATAAATCGTTTACGACCTTGATGGAAGAGCGAAAGATCTTAATCCCCGAACTGATCATCAATTCAATAAAGGCATGATGTACGGCATTGAAAAACATATTGGAAAGGAAAAACTTCTGGCGCTATTAAAATTGGTCAAGATGAAAAAGATCTTGATTTTAGCCGCGGTATTTCTGGTCTTTCCCGCATCGGCGCAACAAATAATAACCTTGGACGAGTGCTTTGACCTTGTTGCCGAGAACTATCCGCTGGCCGAACAATCCGTTCTACTCCACGAACAGAGCCTTTTGGATATCGAGGCGATCAACAAGGGCAAATTGCCTCAATTGAATATCAACGCACAGGCCAGCTACCAATCCGACGTTACAAGTTTGCCGATCGAGATCCCGAACGCGACGATAGATCCGCCCAACAAAGATCAGTACAGGGCGACCTTGGATGCCAACCAACTGATCTATAACGGCGGGCTGATAGATGCCTCGGCAAAGCTCTCGGAGGCCAAAGGTAAAGTTGGCCAACAGGAGGTGGAGGTCAATTTATACGGACTCAAAAACCAGGT
Encoded here:
- a CDS encoding RNA polymerase sigma factor produces the protein MSHKEEHIDTLLQWCLEEKDSAQLEIYNRYYRAMYNASYRIVKNEGEAEDIMQESFLKAFEKLHTFKGEVAFGAWLKRIVINNSIQHYRSQQKMKKVALDDVLYKVEDNEVSDPDHAFTELKAQKVMETMDGLKDNYRISLTLHLVEGYDYQEISQIMNISYANCRTTISRAKESLRKRMSVQY
- a CDS encoding head GIN domain-containing protein; the protein is MKKAIILSVLVASATSCSAQWGKGIKGNGNMVRIDRSVEDYDAVAVSGRFDVDLVDGQEGELILEGEENLLEYIVTEVENGKLIIKTEKGINLKPSSWEDGIRITVPVERIESVSLSGSGDIVGRTTLRASEFKTAMSGSGDISLDLEADSMTATMSGSGDMDLSGTTRDFEATISGSGDIKAYDLIADNVDATISGSADIKVTANKMLKARVSGSGDISYRGNPEKVDTKTSGSGDVSRG
- the msrB gene encoding peptide-methionine (R)-S-oxide reductase MsrB, which gives rise to MYIKLALALCLLLTGCNGNSQKQNTAMTQDDPSEKKFEVVKTDAEWQKELTPMEYQVLRNAATENPFTSELLDNQEEGTYVCAACGTELFESDTKFKSGTGWPSFYKEIEGNVAYDVDYKIGVKRTEEHCATCGGHLGHVFEDGPEPTGLRHCVNGAALDFVPSSK
- a CDS encoding TetR/AcrR family transcriptional regulator, with product MKDISTEQAILNAAISVFQKKGMAGARMQEIADGANINKAMLHYYFRSKQKLFEAVFLQAFQKFAPHVNGIFNSEASVFEKIEEFADSYISFVIENPYLPTFLIQEININPDFATTFFEAHSAPDPASFEKQIAEEIEKGTLRPVDPKQLLLHLFSLCAFPFVGRGLVKGILKVDNKSFTTLMEERKILIPELIINSIKA
- the lpdA gene encoding dihydrolipoyl dehydrogenase — protein: MADFDVIVLGSGPGGYVTAIRSSQLGFKTAIIEKESLGGVCLNWGCIPTKALLKSAQVFEYLKHAEDYGLKADNVEKDFDGVIKRSRNVAGDMNKGVKFLMKKNKIDVLKGFGTLKSGKKVSVKAEDGTETEYAADHIIIATGARSRELPSLKQDGKKIIGYREAMSLEKQPEKMIVVGSGAIGIEFAYFYNSMGTEVTVVEFLPNIVPVEDEEISKQLERSLKKAGIKIMTASEVTEVNTSGDGVKATVKTSKGEQVLEADIVLSAVGIKSNIENIGLEDLGIKTDKDKILVDDFYQTNIPGYYAIGDITPGQALAHVASAEGILCIEKIADMHVEPLDYGNIPACTYCIPEVASVGLTEKQAEEKGFDIKVGKFPFSASGKAKAAGTPDGFVKVIFDAKYGEWLGCHMIGTGVTDMIAEAVVARKLETTGHEVLKAVHPHPTMSEAVMEAVAAAYDEVIHI
- a CDS encoding outer membrane beta-barrel protein, coding for MNFKHIGQLLPLLLLTLIFTTASSQEGFKIGAHGGIPIGDFNDRIGVVVGADIGYMWAPNKIFDIGLKAGIVHGFPERFRAESVSIKLPSLQFAPIAASIRIWAAKSFSFGGDVGQAFGLNEGNDGGFYYRPQIGIQTGPQSEVNFSYTGIDIGDRTWNTITLGYTYTFLSARHYR
- a CDS encoding DUF3817 domain-containing protein, whose protein sequence is MLHLFRTTAILEGISYLALFAVTMPLKYLADLPMPNKYVGYVHGFLFIAYIVLAIVFWRSQNWGFKKGFILILASLLPFATFYVDKKYLAPREA
- a CDS encoding class I SAM-dependent methyltransferase: MDNFSKQSALYARYRPHYPKELLSEIYGHVKERKRAWDCGTGNGQLAEKLALEFENVHATDISEEQLKYAVPESNINYIKSSAEEPIFESGMFDLITVAQAIHWFDFENFYKEVVRTSKKDGVFAVIGYGRLTTDSNATKTISDFYDKMFRSHFTENREYLDKGYKTIPFPFLEIGYYEFAATYNWNIKDLSGYMQSWSAVQKFREINGFDPTDGIITELSKDWKSSQTVRFPVFLRLARINPGADT